GCCTACTACCGCAACAAGCGCAAGCGTGAGAACGATCCGGCCGACGTGGCGATCTACATGCTCGGCGCCGACCACCACGGCTACATCGGCCGTATGATGGCCATGTGCGCCGCCTTCGGCGACGAGCCGGGCAAGAACATGCAGATCCTCATCGGCCAGCTCGTCAACGTGATGAAGGACGGCAAGGCCGTGCGCATGTCCAAGCGCGCCGGCAACGTCGTGACCCTGGACGACCTCGTCGAGGCCGTCGGTGTGGACGCCGCCCGCTACTCGCTGGCCCGCACCGACTACAACTCGCCGGTCGACATCGACCTGAACCTGCTCGCCAGCCACACCAACGAAAACCCGGTGTACTACGTGCAGTACGCGCACGCCCGCTCCTGCAACGTGGACCGCAACGCGGCCGCCGCCGGCGTGAGCGCCGACGTGGCCGACCTGTCCCTGCTCGACACCGAAGCCGACGGCGAGGTGCTCGCCGCGCTCGCCCAATGGCCCGCCGTGCTGCGCGAAGCCGGCGACAAGCGCGCCCCGCACCGCGTGGCCCACTATCTCGAGGATCTGGCCGCCGCCTACCACAAGTGGTACAACGTCGAGCGTGTCGTGCCGATGGCCCTGACCGAACCCGAGGAACGCCTGGCCGAGGCCGAACGCGAGACGCTGCGCATCGCCAAGAACCCCGAACCGGCCCGCGCCGCCGCCCGACTCAAGCTCAACGACGCGGTCCAGACCGTCATCGCGGCCGGGCTTGATCTGCTCGGCGTCGAAGCGCCGGAGAAGATGTGACGGCGGACCACCGCCAGCCAACAACCTTCGAACGTCGCCGCGGACAACGGTCTCAACCGTCCGCGGCGATGCCGTAATCGTCCCACTGAAGAGCGCAAGAGAACGCAGGAAGGACCGAAGACATGCCCATCACCCCCATCTGGCCCGAAGCCACAGCCGTGAACGAGAACGGCGAACTGACTTTCCACGGCCGCACAGCCTCCGGTCTGCTTGATGAATTCGGCTCGCCGCTCTACCTCATCGACACCGACGAGGTGTCCGCCCGTGCCCGCCGCTTCGTGCGCGCCGCGGCCGACGCCTTCACCACCTCGACCACGCATGTGAGCTTCGCCGGCAAAGCGTTCCTCTCCAAAGAAATCGCGCGCATCGTCACCGAAGCGGGCATGCTCGTCGACACCTGCACCATGGGCGAGATGCGCATCGCCCTCGCCGCCGGCGTGCCCGGCCGCCGTCTCGTGCTGCACGGCAACAACAAATCCGACGAGGAGATCGCGCTCGCCATCGAGGAGGGATTCGCGAAAATCGTGGTCGACGAGCCCGACGAGCCCGAACGCATCGCCCGCATCGCCCGTTCGCTCGGCAAACGCGCGCGCGTGATGCTGCGCGTCACCGCCGGCATCCACGCGGGCGGACACGAATACATCTCCACCGCGCATGAGGACCAGAAGTTCGGCGTGCCGCTGCTGGCCGCCGGCGCCGACGCGGGAGTGCTTGATGTGCTCGACAACCTCGCTGGAATCACGCCCGCCGTGACCAACGCGCGGCTCGCCCAGACCACGGGTGTCGTCGCGGGTGAGGAAGCGGACGGTGCCGCAGCCGGGCAGTCCGCCGAATCGTCCGACTCCGCGCACGCCTCCCGACAGGAAGATTCGACCGCGCGGAATTCCGGCGCGCGCGAACTGCAATACGACGTGAAATACCCGTACGACCTGAGCCATGAGGAGATCCCCGAGGCCGACCGCGCCCTCGCCGCCGCCATGGAAACCGTGGCCGACGGGCCGGCGCTCGCCGTGCTCAAGGACATCCTCGCGCGGCAAGCCGATCTGGAGCTTGTTGGCATCCACTCGCATATCGGCTCCAATATCCACGAGGCCGACGCGTTCATCCAAGCCGCCAAGCGCATGATGCTGCTGCGCAAAACCTTCTACGCGACCGACGCCTACACGCTGCCCGAAGTGGACCTCGGCGGCGGCTACTCCGTGGCCTACACGGACGGCGAGGACCGTATGGACGTCGAGGCCGAGCTCAAACGTCTGGCCGAGGCCGTGCTGGCGACGAACCGCGCGCTCGGCATGCCCATGCCGGCCGTCAGCTTCGAGCCGGGACGTTGGATCGTCGCGCCCGCGGGCGTGACGCTGTACCGCGTCGGCACCGTCAAGCATGTGCATCTGGCCGACGCGCGCGACGCCGCCGGCGAGCCGATCGACGAGCGCGTGTACGTCTCCGTCGACGGCGGCATGAGCGACAACATCCGCCCTGCCCTGTACGGCGCCGACTACACCGCGCGGCTCGCGAACCGCGCCGGATCGGCCGAGACGATGCTGGCGCGCGTGGTCGGCATGCACTGCGAATCCGGCGACATCGTCGTGCATGAGGTGCGGCTGCCCGCCGACGTGACGCGCGGCGACATCCTCGCCGTGCCGGTCACCGGCGCGTACGGCCGCACGATGGCCAGCAACTACAACCAGGCGCTGATCCCCGCCGTCGTCGCCGTCTCGCACGCCGACGCGCATGTCATGCTGCGCCGTCAAACCGTCGACGACCTGCTCGCTTTGGACGTCAGCGAATAGACGCGCATTTCCGTCTTCCGTCATCCTGAGCGGAGGGCGTAGCCCGGAGTCGAAGGATCTCAAACCTCTGAGCCGCCCCTCGTCATCCTGAGCGGAGCGCAGCGTAGTCGAAGGATCTCACGCCCTTGGATCCAGCAAAAGCGTGAGATCCTTCGACTCCGGGCTACGCCCTCCGCTCAGGATGACAAGAAAAAGGAGCGTTCCGCTCGGGATGACGAAACGGGGTTCCTTCTCAACTGAGAAGGAACCCCGTTTCGTATGGAAGCAGGTTTTCGCTGGGAGTAGGTCTCGCAGCGAGACGCGGCTACTTGGTGGTCATCGTGCCTAGCGCGGCGCCGGCGGTGGTGTCGCCGGACGTGGTGAGGTCGAGCACGGCGATGGCGTCCGGATTGGTGAACACCACGATCACGTCGGTGGGCTTGCCGGCGGCCTTCACCGCCTCGAGGTCGACCTTCTCGACGGGCTCTCCGGCGGCGACCGTCTGCCCTTGGGAGACCAGCATCTCGAACGGCGCGCCGCCCAGCTGCACGGTGTCGACGCCGATATGCACCAGCACTTCGACTCCACTGGGGGTGGTGATGCCCACGGCGTGCTTGGCGTCCGCCACGGTGGTCACCGTGCCGGCGACCGGAG
Above is a window of Bifidobacterium eulemuris DNA encoding:
- a CDS encoding diaminopimelate decarboxylase family protein — encoded protein: MPITPIWPEATAVNENGELTFHGRTASGLLDEFGSPLYLIDTDEVSARARRFVRAAADAFTTSTTHVSFAGKAFLSKEIARIVTEAGMLVDTCTMGEMRIALAAGVPGRRLVLHGNNKSDEEIALAIEEGFAKIVVDEPDEPERIARIARSLGKRARVMLRVTAGIHAGGHEYISTAHEDQKFGVPLLAAGADAGVLDVLDNLAGITPAVTNARLAQTTGVVAGEEADGAAAGQSAESSDSAHASRQEDSTARNSGARELQYDVKYPYDLSHEEIPEADRALAAAMETVADGPALAVLKDILARQADLELVGIHSHIGSNIHEADAFIQAAKRMMLLRKTFYATDAYTLPEVDLGGGYSVAYTDGEDRMDVEAELKRLAEAVLATNRALGMPMPAVSFEPGRWIVAPAGVTLYRVGTVKHVHLADARDAAGEPIDERVYVSVDGGMSDNIRPALYGADYTARLANRAGSAETMLARVVGMHCESGDIVVHEVRLPADVTRGDILAVPVTGAYGRTMASNYNQALIPAVVAVSHADAHVMLRRQTVDDLLALDVSE
- a CDS encoding PTS sugar transporter subunit IIA, translated to MAGLFSSLFHRDDAPETPATPAGEPVVAPTDGALKPVTEVPDETFAAKILGDGFAVVPTSGTVLAPVAGTVTTVADAKHAVGITTPSGVEVLVHIGVDTVQLGGAPFEMLVSQGQTVAAGEPVEKVDLEAVKAAGKPTDVIVVFTNPDAIAVLDLTTSGDTTAGAALGTMTTK